From the genome of Virgibacillus siamensis, one region includes:
- the gabT gene encoding 4-aminobutyrate--2-oxoglutarate transaminase yields the protein MSRKFANVKTELPGPKAKELLDRRHDIVPQGVGYGIPTFVESAKGALLQDVDGNKFIDFAGAIGCINVGHSHETVTDALHDQVDRYIHTGFNVMMYDPYIEFAEKLAALAPGNFEKKVMFLNSGAEAVENAVKIARKYTNRQAVVSFSGGFHGRTLMTMSLTGKVKPYKYEYGPFAPEVYHAPYPYHYRRPESMSTGDYSDYMLQQVKDFFIKEVDPTQVAAFVMEPVQGESGFIIPDKNFVQGVYELCKEHGILFIADEIQTGFGRTGEYFAMSHFGIEPDLISISKSMAAGLPISGVIGRKEVMDGASPGELGGTYCGSPLGCRAGIAVLDVMEKENIPERGRKIGKRVMEKFGKMYDKFDVIGDYRGLGAMCALELVKDRKTKEPAKKQTAQVLQEAHKRGLIVLKAGVYDNVVRLLMPLVITDEQLEEGLELLEESVEAVMTGATK from the coding sequence ATGAGTAGAAAATTTGCAAATGTAAAAACCGAGTTGCCCGGTCCGAAAGCAAAAGAACTGCTTGACCGCAGGCATGATATTGTTCCGCAAGGGGTAGGGTATGGTATTCCGACATTTGTGGAATCAGCCAAAGGTGCTTTGCTTCAGGATGTTGACGGCAATAAATTCATTGATTTTGCCGGGGCAATCGGCTGTATTAATGTCGGTCACAGCCATGAAACTGTAACAGATGCGTTGCATGATCAGGTTGACCGCTACATTCATACAGGTTTCAACGTCATGATGTATGACCCATATATTGAATTTGCAGAGAAGTTGGCAGCGCTTGCACCGGGGAATTTTGAGAAGAAGGTGATGTTTTTAAACAGCGGTGCGGAAGCGGTTGAAAACGCAGTGAAAATTGCCCGCAAGTATACAAATCGCCAGGCGGTTGTTTCTTTTTCCGGCGGTTTTCACGGACGGACATTGATGACGATGTCCTTAACCGGGAAAGTGAAGCCTTATAAATATGAATATGGTCCATTCGCACCTGAAGTTTATCATGCACCATATCCATATCATTACCGCCGTCCGGAATCAATGAGTACTGGAGATTATTCGGATTATATGCTGCAGCAGGTTAAAGATTTCTTTATAAAAGAGGTTGATCCGACACAGGTGGCGGCATTCGTTATGGAACCGGTACAGGGTGAGAGCGGCTTTATTATTCCGGATAAGAATTTTGTGCAGGGTGTTTACGAACTGTGCAAAGAACATGGCATATTGTTTATTGCTGATGAAATTCAAACCGGATTCGGACGTACAGGAGAATACTTCGCAATGAGTCATTTTGGAATCGAACCAGACCTGATCTCGATTTCCAAATCAATGGCTGCCGGGTTGCCAATCAGCGGAGTCATTGGCCGTAAAGAAGTTATGGATGGAGCAAGTCCCGGTGAGCTGGGAGGCACATATTGCGGAAGCCCGCTTGGCTGCAGAGCAGGTATTGCTGTTTTGGATGTCATGGAAAAAGAGAACATTCCGGAACGCGGGCGAAAAATAGGTAAACGTGTTATGGAAAAGTTCGGGAAAATGTATGACAAATTTGATGTGATTGGTGATTATCGCGGTCTTGGCGCAATGTGTGCACTGGAACTTGTGAAAGACCGGAAAACGAAAGAACCTGCCAAAAAACAGACTGCCCAGGTATTGCAGGAAGCACACAAACGCGGATTAATCGTACTAAAAGCGGGTGTTTATGATAATGTTGTCCGCCTGCTGATGCCGTTAGTCATTACAGATGAACAGCTTGAAGAAGGGCTGGAACTGCTGGAAGAATCAGTGGAAGCTGTGATGACCGGAGCAACGAAATAA
- a CDS encoding GntR family transcriptional regulator, translating into MGDDNIIVQKPLSELIADQLKTEIWNESIKFGDRLLETDLAERFDVSRSTIREAFKILETEELIVSKARKGTYVTDFTQQDLNEIIELRTLIESQAFKKAMPKLDDDHIQKLEKITGQMKEKADEHDWNGLFDLDMEFHSFVVNLCGNARIVRIYNSLQVQIRTFLMHLDQYYSNPQSFYREHKELLQALISKDKNALEQRVSNHIEYVEEKLLGVNDENRVQAN; encoded by the coding sequence ATGGGCGATGATAATATTATCGTGCAGAAACCACTTAGTGAATTGATTGCAGATCAGTTGAAAACAGAAATCTGGAACGAATCCATCAAATTTGGCGACCGCCTGCTGGAAACAGATTTGGCGGAACGCTTTGATGTCAGCAGGAGCACGATAAGGGAAGCATTTAAAATTTTGGAAACAGAGGAGTTGATTGTCAGTAAAGCGAGAAAGGGAACGTATGTAACTGATTTTACCCAACAGGATTTAAATGAAATTATTGAGTTGCGCACACTTATTGAGTCACAGGCATTTAAAAAAGCAATGCCGAAATTGGATGATGATCACATCCAAAAACTAGAAAAAATCACTGGTCAAATGAAAGAAAAAGCCGATGAGCATGACTGGAATGGTTTATTTGATCTTGATATGGAGTTTCACAGTTTTGTTGTGAATTTATGTGGGAATGCAAGAATTGTAAGGATTTATAATTCGCTGCAGGTGCAGATCCGTACATTTCTGATGCATTTAGATCAATATTACTCAAATCCACAGTCATTTTACCGGGAACACAAGGAATTATTACAGGCGCTGATTTCCAAAGATAAGAATGCGTTGGAACAAAGGGTCAGCAACCACATTGAATATGTGGAAGAGAAATTACTCGGGGTAAATGACGAAAACCGCGTGCAAGCCAATTAG